A genome region from Anolis carolinensis isolate JA03-04 chromosome 6, rAnoCar3.1.pri, whole genome shotgun sequence includes the following:
- the ano10 gene encoding anoctamin-10 isoform X1: MKVSWSSYDTYEANFRPLVVVELAKDTKDETKEWLTQKIVDKKKNGGAQLLVKPLIQDGKEIEGSKNIFIIGASNLRLLLGAETVGLVKECNDNSMRTFTYTTRKTFRNFAEDNHDFLTMAECQYIIKHELENLRAKDETMIPGYPQAKLYPGKSIMRRLMTNGILIQIFPLHDAEALKKLGHIWYRQMKFRYQPLDEIRCYFGETIAFYFAFLEYFTFALIPMAVIGIPYYIFDWEDYDKYVLFAGFNLVWSTVILELWKRCCAVMAYRWGTLMMKRQFEEPRPGFHGVLGINPVTGREEPVYSSFKRQLRIYLVSLPFVCLCLYLSLYIMMVYFDMEIQAHLYHEENQSDLSSLMLYVPSIIYAVVIEALNRLYRYAAEFLTSWENHRLESSYQNHLVLKVLVFNFLNCFASLFYIAFVLFDMKLLRQNLATLLITSQVLNQCVEAVLPYWLQKRRNQRVKKKVKELEKDVDLSLFEQVNLEKGMDTYLGTFDDYLELFLQFGYVSLFSCVYPLAAVFAVLNNITEIYSDALKMCRIFKRPFAEPTANIGVWQVAFQTMTIISVATNCALIGMSPQVNALFPDSKIELVLIVVLAEHLALALKFLMSYGIADKPQDIRIKLARLEFESLEALKQQQMKMVAESLKGQTP; encoded by the exons ATGAAGGTAAGCTGGTCTTCATATGACACATATGAAGCTAATTTCAGACCGTTGGTGGTAGTTGAGCTTGCAAAGGACACCAAAGATGAAACTAAAGAATGGTTGACCCAAAAGATTGTGGACAAGAAGAAAAATGGAG GGGCCCAGCTTTTGGTTAAACCTTTGATTCAAGATGGAAAAGAAATAGAAGGAAGCAAGAACATATTTATTATTGGAGCATCTAACCTAAGGCTACTTCTGGGAGCAGAAACAGTGGGATTAGTCAAAGAATGTAATGATAATTCAATgagaacctttacctataccactAGAAAAACTTTCAGAAATTTTGCAG AGGACAATCATGATTTTCTCACAATGGCAGAATGTCAATACATCATTAAACACGAACTTGAAAACTTGAGAGCCAAAGATGAAACAATGATCCCTGGTTATCCACAAGCAAAGCTTTATCCAGGGAAGTCAATAA tgCGAAGGCTAATGACTAATGGTATTCTAATTCAAATTTTTCCACTTCATGACGCAGAAGCATTAAAGAAACTTGGTCACATATGGTATAGGCAAATGAAATTTCGTTATCAGCCTTTAG atGAAATTCGTTGCTATTTTGGGGAAACAATTGCTTTCTATTTTGCATTTTTGGAGTATTTCACGTTTGCTTTGATTCCAATGGCCGTCATTGGAATTCCTTATTATATCTTTGATTGGGAAGATTACGACAAGTACGTGCTGTTTGCAGGATTCAATCTGGTTTGGTCTACTGTTATCCTTGAACTTTGGAAGCGGTGTTGTGCTGTTATGGCCTACCGATGGGGAACTTTGATGATGAAGCGACAGTTTGAAGAACCCAGACCGGGGTTTCATGGGGTTTTAGGTATCAACCCTGTGACTGGGAGAGAGGAGCCAGTATACTCTAGCTTCAAAAGACAGCTACGCATTTATTTAGTGTCCTTACCATTCGTGTGCCTTTGCCTCTACCTCTCACTTTACATCATGATGGTTTACTTTGACATGGAAATCCAGGCCCATTTATATCATGAAGAAAACCAATCTGATCTAAGCAGTTTGATGTTATATGTGCCCAGCATAATTTATGCTGTTGTGATTGAAGCTCTGAACCGTCTCTATAGATATGCTGCAGAATTCTTAACCTCATGGG aaAACCACAGATTAGAGTCTTCATATCAGAATCATTTAGTTCTGAAAGTCTTGGTG TTCAATTTCTTAAACTGCTTTGCCTCTTTATTCTACATTGCCTTTGTTTTGTTTGACATGAAGCTTTTGAGACAG AACTTGGCAACTTTACTGATAACGTCACAAGTCCTTAATCAATGTGTAGAAGCCGTACTGCCTTATTGGCTCCAAAAGAGACGAAATCAGAGGGTCAAGAAAAAGGTGAAAGAATTGGAGAAAGATGTAGACTTATCTCTATTTGAGCAAGTTAACCTGGAAAAAGGAATGGATACCTATTTG GGAACTTTTGATGACTATTTGGAGCTGTTCTTACAATTTGGCTATGTGAGCCTTTTTTCATGTGTATACCCTTTGGCAGCTGTTTTTGCTGTGCTAAACAACATCACAGAAATATATTCTGATGCCTTAAAAATGTGTAGAATCTTCAAACGTCCATTTGCAGAGCCCACTGCAAATATAGGTGTATGGCAG GTGGCTTTTCAAACTATGACTATCATATCAGTTGCTACCAACTGTGCCCTGATTGGCATGTCACCCCAAGtaaatgctcttttcccagaCTCGAAGATTGAACTTGTTCTGATTGTGGTGTTGGCTGAG
- the ano10 gene encoding anoctamin-10 isoform X2, with amino-acid sequence MKVSWSSYDTYEANFRPLVVVELAKDTKDETKEWLTQKIVDKKKNGGAQLLVKPLIQDGKEIEGSKNIFIIGASNLRLLLGAETVGLVKECNDNSMRTFTYTTRKTFRNFAEDNHDFLTMAECQYIIKHELENLRAKDETMIPGYPQAKLYPGKSIMRRLMTNGILIQIFPLHDAEALKKLGHIWYRQMKFRYQPLDEIRCYFGETIAFYFAFLEYFTFALIPMAVIGIPYYIFDWEDYDKYVLFAGFNLVWSTVILELWKRCCAVMAYRWGTLMMKRQFEEPRPGFHGVLGINPVTGREEPVYSSFKRQLRIYLVSLPFVCLCLYLSLYIMMVYFDMEIQAHLYHEENQSDLSSLMLYVPSIIYAVVIEALNRLYRYAAEFLTSWENHRLESSYQNHLVLKVLVFNFLNCFASLFYIAFVLFDMKLLRQNLATLLITSQVLNQCVEAVLPYWLQKRRNQRVKKKVKELEKDVDLSLFEQVNLEKGMDTYLGTFDDYLELFLQFGYVSLFSCVYPLAAVFAVLNNITEIYSDALKMCRIFKRPFAEPTANIGVWQVAFQTMTIISVATNCALIGMSPQVNALFPDSKIELVLIVVLAEQMKMVAESLKGQTP; translated from the exons ATGAAGGTAAGCTGGTCTTCATATGACACATATGAAGCTAATTTCAGACCGTTGGTGGTAGTTGAGCTTGCAAAGGACACCAAAGATGAAACTAAAGAATGGTTGACCCAAAAGATTGTGGACAAGAAGAAAAATGGAG GGGCCCAGCTTTTGGTTAAACCTTTGATTCAAGATGGAAAAGAAATAGAAGGAAGCAAGAACATATTTATTATTGGAGCATCTAACCTAAGGCTACTTCTGGGAGCAGAAACAGTGGGATTAGTCAAAGAATGTAATGATAATTCAATgagaacctttacctataccactAGAAAAACTTTCAGAAATTTTGCAG AGGACAATCATGATTTTCTCACAATGGCAGAATGTCAATACATCATTAAACACGAACTTGAAAACTTGAGAGCCAAAGATGAAACAATGATCCCTGGTTATCCACAAGCAAAGCTTTATCCAGGGAAGTCAATAA tgCGAAGGCTAATGACTAATGGTATTCTAATTCAAATTTTTCCACTTCATGACGCAGAAGCATTAAAGAAACTTGGTCACATATGGTATAGGCAAATGAAATTTCGTTATCAGCCTTTAG atGAAATTCGTTGCTATTTTGGGGAAACAATTGCTTTCTATTTTGCATTTTTGGAGTATTTCACGTTTGCTTTGATTCCAATGGCCGTCATTGGAATTCCTTATTATATCTTTGATTGGGAAGATTACGACAAGTACGTGCTGTTTGCAGGATTCAATCTGGTTTGGTCTACTGTTATCCTTGAACTTTGGAAGCGGTGTTGTGCTGTTATGGCCTACCGATGGGGAACTTTGATGATGAAGCGACAGTTTGAAGAACCCAGACCGGGGTTTCATGGGGTTTTAGGTATCAACCCTGTGACTGGGAGAGAGGAGCCAGTATACTCTAGCTTCAAAAGACAGCTACGCATTTATTTAGTGTCCTTACCATTCGTGTGCCTTTGCCTCTACCTCTCACTTTACATCATGATGGTTTACTTTGACATGGAAATCCAGGCCCATTTATATCATGAAGAAAACCAATCTGATCTAAGCAGTTTGATGTTATATGTGCCCAGCATAATTTATGCTGTTGTGATTGAAGCTCTGAACCGTCTCTATAGATATGCTGCAGAATTCTTAACCTCATGGG aaAACCACAGATTAGAGTCTTCATATCAGAATCATTTAGTTCTGAAAGTCTTGGTG TTCAATTTCTTAAACTGCTTTGCCTCTTTATTCTACATTGCCTTTGTTTTGTTTGACATGAAGCTTTTGAGACAG AACTTGGCAACTTTACTGATAACGTCACAAGTCCTTAATCAATGTGTAGAAGCCGTACTGCCTTATTGGCTCCAAAAGAGACGAAATCAGAGGGTCAAGAAAAAGGTGAAAGAATTGGAGAAAGATGTAGACTTATCTCTATTTGAGCAAGTTAACCTGGAAAAAGGAATGGATACCTATTTG GGAACTTTTGATGACTATTTGGAGCTGTTCTTACAATTTGGCTATGTGAGCCTTTTTTCATGTGTATACCCTTTGGCAGCTGTTTTTGCTGTGCTAAACAACATCACAGAAATATATTCTGATGCCTTAAAAATGTGTAGAATCTTCAAACGTCCATTTGCAGAGCCCACTGCAAATATAGGTGTATGGCAG GTGGCTTTTCAAACTATGACTATCATATCAGTTGCTACCAACTGTGCCCTGATTGGCATGTCACCCCAAGtaaatgctcttttcccagaCTCGAAGATTGAACTTGTTCTGATTGTGGTGTTGGCTGAG